TGGCAAACGAAATAACCTTACAATTTTACATGGTGCAGTTGCAGATGCCAAATATCCGGCAATCACCTGGTTCACTCTTGCACCCGCCTCCACTACAAGAAGGCACGAAGGACCACAAGTTAGCATTATTTCCTCCTCATTCGGGGAATAAAATGCCTCCTGGGATGCAAGAAGGCCATTTACCTTCTGTTCCTCAGAATGTCCTGGTGAACAATCAGCCTTCTTCTGGGACATATCCTCAGCTATCTATGCAACCTCGGTTTTCACATCCACAACAAACACAAACAGGTCAACATCTACCACAAACAACAATGTCAATGCAGCCTGGAGTTTCAACTGTTCCTTCCATGAGGCCGTTTTCTGGTTTGCCTATTAGGCCACAGACTCAAGTTTTGGAAACTTCTACTGCTTTGAATCAGCAAATTCAACAGCCTCCTCTGCATCTTCGTTCGGTTGCACCAGCAAATTTAACTCATAATACTTACCAAAATGCAACAGTTCAAGATTCATTTCTGCCCCGCCCTCCGTTATCACAACAAAGTTTTCAGGTGCCAACTGCTACTGATACAGCTGACTCTTTTATGGGCTTACTAGTGCACTAAATCAATAAATGATGTTGTTTGTACTTATTTAGTAGTTTAGTAGAGTAGACTATTGAAAGCTTTCACTTATTTAGAACCTTTATGGTGTAGTGTGCTGATCCAGCCTTGGTTCGATTTTTTCCCAGTAGACAGAGACAAAATAAATTAAATTCTAGTTTGCTTGATATTAGTGCCAGACGTGTTCTGCTTCTTTTATGATCTTTCTGAGCACTTTTGATAATAGTTTTTTGTTGTGGGTTCTGTTTCTCTAAGCCATCTGTTATCAGTAGTTAACCCCTTCCAATACATACTTGCGTGCTATattaagtttttagattttttggcATTGTGATCATTTTATTTCATGAATTTATACATTGTTATGCTTTTCTTCTAACCCTTGTCTGTATAAAAATTGCAGCCTAGCTCATCAAATTCAATGATGCGACCTAGTGTACCTGACTTAGTTAACAAATTTGCTGAAAGATCTGCTCAAGTTCCGGTTGATGCCAGAAACAGCACGTATCCAAACATGTCCTCGGGACCATTGGAGCAAAAGCGTAGGATGGGTGACACTTCTGATAATATGAATCGGCCGTCAAAGCTGGCGAGGTTAGAAGATGGGCAGGTAGTACGTAGTACGGTGAATCAACAAACATCTATGATTGGCGGATCGGGTCCAATCCAAGCTGTTGGAATTGGTTCATCGCCTGCTAACAGGATTTCAAGTACTGAAGGGATGCAGTATCCAGAGAAGCAAGCTCCTCAGGTAATATGTTTGTCTTGCAGTAGCTTCAACTTCACATCTGCCTCACTATTTGTGCATACAACTTTTTGCATGCCATGGGGAATAAGCAACTCTTAAGCAAGAACAACTGGTACTAGGACATTGGCATACATAGTTAGTCATATATGTTATCGTGTTACGAATGATAGATTGaaaaagatgttttttttttaatgaggagTTTAAGGGTTTCAATTTCATTTATAAAGAGTCACTCTACACCTAGATCAgtgtttgtcttgttaaattgaCCTTTACAAGCAGGTTGATCAAGTAAACCATTTGGTACTTTCTGGTTTCTTGTGCTGATGTCTAATCATTTGTTTTTCTACCTAACAGCAGGCACCTGATGATGAATCAGCCCTACTGGAACAAGTGATGAACCTGACGCCGGAGCAGTTGAGTTCTTTGACATTGGAGCAGAGGCAACAAGTGATTCAGCTCCAAAAAATGCTTGCAAACAGGTGATTTAGGTTCAGAGTATTCTTCAACAAGTTTCAGTCCCCAAGGTTTCTGCTGGAGGAGTGCCGGATTTAGCATCACCAGCCCAGTGCAGCACTTCGGTTTTCAGGCATTCACAATTATTATTTGCTGGAAATGGAGCCATAGGTGACTACTGTTATCATCATTCCAAAATGGAAGAGATCTATTGCAGATCTCCATGTTGAGATTCTTTAGAAAAATCACATGTTGTGATAACATTCAATTTCAATGTAACATTACGAGAGATTGTGAATATATTAATGAGAAAAGAAGGAAAGCTCTGGGTTCAGTTCTTGCATTTAGGATAGGCAGAAGTGAACCCAATTTTGCCAGTAATACTGTTCGCCTACTTTGCACTTTTTTATTCCCTTTTATGTTTCTGCTCTTTTCTTTTTATCCTTTCTAGTTTAATTTTCTTTTCTGCAGAAGTGAAAACAATAGAGAAATAGAGGGAACCCAGGGGTGTGTGTGGGGTGCACTTATGTATCAGTCATATCTCCTGCAATGCTGCCATAAAGTTAAAATCCCAATACGTATTTAAACCCTTGTTTGTATCGACTTTCATCTCGTGTTATCTTGAATTCATTCTCTATCTCTGCTTAAGGAACTAGTCAGCTAAACTAACTTATTTGGATGCAACCTGGTAGTTCTGTCTGAAAAATTGGACCCTAAGCAGTCCAGATTTAAATTGTCTTTCAAAACTTGTAACTTCTGCTTTAGGGAAAAAGAGCTTATTCACTATTACATTGGCACATGTTTAACTGAGCACCATCTCACATCGAGCCTTTTCAGGCcgctcaaatttttttttgaaactgataATTGAATTGAAGATtaaatagcatttacatgatttgtttcctcctggagtTGATAGAGAATTTCTTCAGGAGGATCTAATAACCAAACACCACTCATTCTTTGAGTTCTAGCTAGTTTCGATAAACTATCCGCtactttatttttttcctttggaACATAAGAACATTGCCAAAAGAGATGACTACTTAATAAGTTTTTAATATCTAAGATTAAGTTGTGTAATCTCCAATCTATATTAAGAGAAACACCTTGAACTGCGTCCACTACAAGCTTTGCGTCTAGCTCAAAAACCACCTTCTCTAGTTCCTTCTCTGCTGCCCAATTCATTGCTTCCCATAAAGCTTTACTCTCAGCCTGTTCTGGACTTGTTGCAGTAGCTAAGTAGATGCACTTCGAGCCCTGGTGCAATCCTGCAAAATCAATACAGATTAGTCCAATTCCACCTGAATTATTGTCAGCATAATAAGAGTCATCAGAATTAATTTTATGATATTCAACAGGAGGGGGTTGCCAGTATAAATGTATTCTATTTTGAGGTAATGTAATCCTGTAATTAGTGTTGTGCTTCTTTTCCAGAACTGCAAACTCTCTCTTGCATTTGTGAATGATAGCTTCTGGTGAAGAAACAATCCCTTTGAAAACTTTGTCACATCTCATATTCCAGATACACCAGGCCACTATGCTGATTTTACAACCTTCTGATTCTTGAACTTGTCTGGCAATGAGCTTGTCAAACCAACTGCACAACCAGTCCATAAGATTGCTGCCTTGAGAAATATGAATTCCAAGTCCTCCAAACCAAACTGCTTTAGATAAGGGACATTCTAGAATCACATGACTTGCAGTTTCAAGAGTGTGAGAACAAAAAGGACAACCAAATTCTTCATCTTGAATAACATCAGCCAATTTATCTCTAGTTGGTAAAATATTTTTCACACATTTCCATAAGAACTGATTTGTTCTAGGAAGTATAGGAAGTTTCCAAAGCCTTTTGAAGATTCCTTGCATTCTCATACCTACTGAATGATTCCCATTTCTCTCTTTTAGCATCTTATTATACGCTGACTTCACTGTGAATTTTCCATTTTTCTCAAGAACCCAGACCATCTTGTCTTCATGTTAAGAATGAATAGATATTTTTAGGATTAAATCAGCAATATGAGAATCAAATAAAGCAAAGATTAGACTTATATTCCAACCACTATTTCAGGCCGCTCAATTCACTTGCCATCTGGAAGCCCCAGCTTTCTATTAGGTCTATTCGAGTCCAGCAAATCTTAGAATTCCTGTACAGGCATGAAGCTTGAGCACTTCCAAATTTGTCATTTCTGCGTGTCCTAAATGATGACAGTTTGTGACCCTCAGCTTCCTCAACGAGCGAATCATGCATATACCCAGGGGTAATCCTGTGGTAGGTCACAAAACAAGCAATACTTTCTGCAAATTCAcctgtggtaattttatttatggAAATAGGCAGTATTTTATCTCCTAGAGGCTAAAACAATGTTATTCTCTCTCAATTTTTGATATTCCACCACTTTGTCCAATTCGTTCCACTTTATAGAATCAGGTGTATGGTCAGAATCATTAAAGCTTTCATATATTTTTAAGTTTAAAAgagaaattaccaaaaacaacttTGTTCCACTGTTTCAATTGTTGCTTAAGATTTTTTAGCTTGGCAACAACCCAGGTGATATAGGCCTATACCCAGGACAAAATTGGTCCCATGAGCTTCTAATAACATCCATAGTACATGATTTTCACTAGAGAATCGAAAAGGATTTGCATCAGTAATAGCCTCCGCAACAAAACAGGTTTGCCAGTGCACTGTCTAAACTGTAAAAGAGGTAAAAACAAAAACTTCTATGTGGGGCCAGTCGCTGAATGTCAATCTCATCTCAAATTAGCAGTTTAAACTATAGACAAAGAGGAAATGTTGGCCTCGCAATCAAACTGTCCAAACTGTTGAAACATACACAAGTAAACCCCTGCAGGGAAAGAACCCCACAATGCTCCAAATTTCAAAACCTGGCATTTCCATTCCCCCTGTAATAATCCTTCACCGTCACTCTTTCCAGGCTTTTGTAGTAGCTTGACAAAAGTCCCTGCAATGTCCCGAAACCTTATTCTTTACTGCCGACATAGTTGCTATATCTGGCAACGGCACCTGACAAGCTTCTGATTATTAGTTCGAATACAGCTTCAGTTCTGCCAATCCAATAACACCACATTATAAGTTGTAATTCACATTTGAAAGAAAAATCTAGAACTACCAAGACAAAACTAGATTGTCTAGAAGTGTAAAGGAAGGTCTTATAATTTCTATAGTACGAAATGTCTAGGAGTGAAATAGGGATTGCTTAAGACAGTTGTAGTTTAAGTCCTAGATGGAGTCTGCAGAATAGTACTCTAGAAGGAATATTCTGGAGACAAAGAAGCCAGCTgtatgaagcctataaataggtttATATTTCTTCATTTGTAAACCAAGCTAGGAAGTGGTATTAAAAAGTGAGAAGTTCAGTAGAGTAAGATCTTGCTTAATAGGTGAGCTCCTAGATTCTAGCTCGTAATCTGTGATTTTTATCACTGTAATGTTTCCGCTAGCACATTGATTATGGCATATTTTCAACAAGAAATTAATAACCAAGAAATAGGAAGATAAACTCTATACATATATTTCTTCACGATGTATccctaagaaagaaaaaaacgacATACACCATCACAAAGGTAACACCCAAGATAAACTTTGTATCATAATGTAACAGAGTAAATACTAAGCAAGTCAAGAGAATTTAGAACTGGTTTTCGGCTTGTACTTGTTTGTTTGGCTAATTCTTTGGGTTAAAAAGAGATTTTTATAAAGAGAACCAATTGGAAAAAGAACACGACATTTGCACTTTATGTGACAACTGTTAATTTTGGTGGAAGTTAAAAAGGAACCCTGCACGTAGTTACAGCTTCCTTATCGATTCCACCATATTACCCTAAAATGCTTATACTAGGAGCATTCTCCGATTTAACCAATCTAAAGAATCTTTCATTTGGTCTATCTGAGGACTACTGTGTCAAAGAAAAATCCTCACCTTCATCCAAACATTTGACTTAGATTCACTCCGAAGAATTAAAATACCCGAATATTTAACTTTGATTCACTCTGGATATAATGTTGTGTATGTTCAAAAAAGACCACAGATGATTGCTACGGCTACGTTGTACATTAAGGTTAAGATaatgtaaaaaaacaaaaactgttAATAGGCATACAAAACATAATAAACTATAGATGCTATATAATACTCAAATAAATAAGCTAATAATTAAGTTACCTCCTTTTCATATGATCGCTTTTCATGAATGCTTTCTCTTGTTTTCCCTCTTATGCTTCTTCTTTTGTTCGATAGCTTCCTCTGATAGTTCTTGAACAACATAAgcaccagagttaagtgatactAAGCTACCCACATAAGGTACAATCTTAGGCTTATAACCAAAATCAGTTATATCGTTTTCATGTTTCGGGTCGTATGAAAGTAGACCCTTATGGTAATTTTGATCTAAAAGGATCACACCATTCTGAAAGAAGTGTATTGGTGCCAAGAAATAGGAGTCAAGAACTGTCTGTTGAGTTATGCTTACGAGCTTAGTCCAAGACTCTTTTGCTCCATACTCCTTCATCACCCATATATCAGTATAACTCTTGGGATAGTGAGCAAGTACGCTAAGGCATCCTCCAGAAACACACAAACTAATATGGTTGACATATTCTGCTTGGGGCAGCGGCACTTCATCAAACTTTTCACTCTCAACCTGAAAAGCAATCAAGAAATTGGAGTCGGAAGTATTTTTCGTTGCAGTCCAATGTAGAGCTCCATTTACAAGTACACCAGATGGTTGAGCATAAATGTAACTATACGGGATGCTTGGAATCGAATGCCATGCATTTAATCCCACTATATAGACATTAACTTCAGAATGTTCACTAAGGTGCACTATCCTGACTAACTTATAATCCTTGATGCTATGATCATAAGCAAATCCATATGAGTATTTATGGTGAAAGTCGATTCCCATCCGCAAAGTTTCCTTCTGCATTGGTGTTAAATTGCTAGGATATTCAATTAGTGGTGTTGGTATTTTCTTGTATTCACGAGAACATGGGTTCCAAAGGCAAAGCAAAGTACTCTGGGAATCGTAGTGGCGAATCTCTAAGCAAAACAGACCATCACAAAAAGCCTCAATTCGAACACCTCTTCTAGAAGCTTTGAATGGGTAATCTATCTCAAAAGCTTTATCAAACAATTCTGTCAAAGACGATTCATCATATTCATCTAAACCTAAGGAGTAGGTTTTGTCGTGTGTAGTCAGCATGAAACTAAAATAATTGTTTTCAGTAGAACGATTAAGATGCATTTGGATAAAATTAGGGGTTTTGAATAACTCACACCATGTCTTACATACACACCTAAATCTTAAGACAGACTTCACCGGTAACCTAGAGAGTATGCTGATGATCATCTCCTGTGGAAGTCCGGTCGTCATTGTTGGCAATGATTTTGtaagttagggttttgtatgaCTGACTGatacttgtttttctttttttctttctaggTTAGGGTTTTCTATCACCCAACTTCGAAACGAGGGAGAGTTGTGCCGAAAAACTTGAGGAGTGGAATTTCCTGACTTCTTAAAATGAGAGTGAGTGCTCTTAGTCAACTGAGCCATCTCTCCATGAAATGAAACCCCAGATGCGCATAAATACAATTCGACCATGCCCATACGGTTCAAGAAGACAAAACCCCCAAGGTACCGCTGAGTCAGAAGTTTGGGTGTAGCTGCAGAGGAATATTTTGGCTGATTTTTATCTCAATGTGGTGAATCATGTTTGCGAAGGGTGGATTTGATGAATAACAACATAAACAAAATTTgcaaattctttattttattaatagATTACAAGATCAAAACACCACAGACAGTTTGACACTATTTACACCAACACTAACAACAAAACATATAAGACCATTCCACCCAAAAACCATAAACTTGGACAGCATCACATTTTGTTGTAAGCACTGAAACTCAACCAGAGATCTGAATAGATTTTACTTCAGGCTTCTTCTCCTCAACTTTAGGAACAGTAACAGTAAGTACTCCATTCTCCATGACAGCACTAACTTCGTCCAATTTCGCATTCTCAGAGTTAGAAAGAGATATTGCGGTGAATACTTCCACACCTTTGTTGTGTAGAGAGCAACTATATTTATATCAATATGAATCTCAATCTGTTACAATATGTTTAACAACTAGATGAGATTACACGCCAGTATTGTAGGCAACTGACTTTGACAGAATTCCTGGTCAGGGTCTTAGAGTTGAGGCATAATAGGCAAGTCTTATGGAGTCTtgctaacactccccctcaagttgtactgtAACTCGTGAAGATGCAACTTGCTTCTCAGTAAATGAAACCTCGGCGCTAGCAGCCCCTTAGTGAAGATGTCTGCTATCTGATCTCTTGAACTAATGAACCTGACTTGTAGCTGCTTTGATGCTACACGCTCACGAACAAAGTGGTAGTCTATCTCAATGTGCTTTGTACGAGCATGAAACAAGGGGTTAGAAGTTAAGTACGTTGCTCCCAAATTGTCACACCAAAGTATAGGTGGCGAGGTGTGAACACCAAGTTCACGTAGTAATGATTGTATCCAGATTATCTCGGAAGTGGCAATTGCAATGCCTCGGTATTCAGCTTCTGTGCTGGACTTGGAGACAGTCTTTTGCTTTCTTGCACTCCAGGAAATTAGGTTTCCCCAAAAGTAGACACAGTAGCCACTAGTAGAGCGTCTGTCATCAAGACAGCCAGCCCAATCCGCATCAGAATAGGTTTGTAAGGAAATATCACTTGAAGGTCTGAGATGCAGACCATAATCAATAGAGTTTTTGAGATACCGAATGATACGTTTCACCAGATCCCAGTGCTCATCATAAGGGTCATGCATATACTGACAGACTTTGTTTACTGCAACAGAGATGTCTGGTCTCGTCAAATGCAAATACTGTAGCGCACCCACAACACTGCGATATAAACTCGGGTCATGAAACTTACCAGTACCTTGCTTCTGAATTTTAACATTTGCAGCCAATGGTGTGTTTACTGGTTTTACCCCATCCATCTTTGTCTTACGTAAAATATCTGTGACATACTTACGTTGGCTGAGAATTAGCCCATCACCTCGCCTGAGCACTTCTACGCCCAGAAAGAAAGATAAATCACCCAAGTCTTTCAGTGCAAATACTGCACTGAGGTCAGCAATCAAAGCAGATATTTCATCTGCATGAGAACCTGTAACTATAATATCATCTACGTAAACCAGAACATATAGTGTTGACCCATTTGATTGGCGAATGAAAAGTGAGCTATCTGCAATTGACCCCTTGAAGCCTAAATGAAGTAGATAGTTGCTGAGCTTTGAAAACCAGTCCCTAGGCGCCTGCTTGAGTCCATAAAGAGATTTGTGCAACTTGCAGACATGTGTAGGGTAGTTTGCATCTACATACCCTTGTGGATGCTGCATGTAAACATCCTCCTCCAATGTTCCATGCAAAAACGCATTTTCGACATCCAACTGCTTGATTGGCCAGTGATGCATGACTGCAATAGATAGAACAAGACGGATGGTGCATGGTTTAACCACCGGGGAAAAAGTTTCACCATAATCGATGCCCTCTTGCTGGTTGTAACCCTTGGCCACCAGACGGGCTTTCCTTTTGTTAATTGTACCATCTGGGTTCTGTTTGATCTTGTAAACCCATTTCGATCCCACAACATTCATACCATACTCATATTTGACAAGAGAGTAAGTCCCATTCCGAATCAGTGCATTAATTTGAACATCCATCGCCTCCCTCCAATCTGGATTTTTATTTGCAGCTGAAAAACAGGTTGGTTCCATGAAGTCTGCATCAGGCAAAGAGTGTTTTGAGGAAATGAGACATAATTTCTGAATTGGCTTGTGGATGCCAGATTTCGCACGTGTCATCATAGGATGCACTTGGCCTCCATTCAGGTCCTCCCCAGATGCAACAACAGGTCTGATTGGTAATGCTGAGTCATTAGTAGAGGATGCATTGGAATGAGATGCAGCAGGTGATGATATATTCAGCTCCATGTCAGGTGTATTACGAGAGACTGAGGAAGTTGCTTGAATTGGAGTATCTTCCTGAATTAGTGGAGCAGACAGTTGATGATGATTGGCAGCCTGTTGTACACCACTATTGCAAAAAGGATATTTAAAGAAAATACCTGTGCTAGAATGCACTACACCTGGATTTGACATCGGTGACTGCTGCTTGAGGGATTCAAATGGGAATGTGTTTTCCTCAAATCTGACATGTCTAGAAATATAGATCCTGTTTGATTCTCTATGGAAGCACATGTAACCCTTATGAGCATTACTGTAACCAATAAAGACACAAGGGAGAGACCTAGGTTCTAATTTGTCCCTGTTATATTGCCTTAAGCAAGGATatgccaaacaaccaaataccctgAGAAAGGAATGATTTGGTTGCCTATTGAATAAAAGTTCAAGTGGAGTTTTTGATTCTGACCGTGACTTTGGCAGTCTATTAATGAGATAGCATGCAGTAAGAAAGGCATCTGACCAGAATGTTTTTGGCATATGTGCATGAAAAAGTAAAGCCAAACCAGACTCAGTGACATGTCTGATTCGACGCTCAGCTAAACCATTTTGAGGAGACGTGTGAGGACATGAGAAACGATGCTGGATGCCTGAGTCATTTAGATAAgaggtgaattttttgtattctaAGGCATTATCTGACtgaaagatttttattttgttgtcTGTAAGATTTTCAACCTGCTTTCTAAATAGAATAAATGTTTGCAAAGCATCAGAACGTTGTACTAGTGGAAAAATCCATGTATAATGGGAAAACACATCCATAAACAAGATATAATAGCGAAATCCAGTTCTGGACAAAGAAGGAGATACCCAAATATCTGAGACAACTAAGCTCAAAGGTTTATTATAAGTGGTGGTACTAAGTGTGAAAGATAACTTCTTGCTTTTACTCACATGGCAAGAGTGACAGTACTCAAAAATTTTATTGCTAACAGGAAGGGAAAACTGACGACAAATTTTTGAAACAGTGCTCAGCATAGGGTGACCTAAACGCTGATGCCATAATGGAATAGTTGAGGAAACTAGTGCATTTGGTTTTATTGAGTACTTTGGCAAACAAACTCCATCAAACACATACATCCCATTCTTATTGAACCCTCTTAGCAGCAGACTCCCCGTGCGCTTGTCTTTTACAACAAAGAAACCAGAGTGAAATTCAAAGAAGACATTGTTGTCTTTACAAAATTGTGAAACTGACAGAAGATTAGTTTTTATCTCAGGAACATGATAGATATTGTTCAACATAAAAGTACGTGAGTTCAGTGTAAAGGAACCATTACCAACGTTGGAAATATCAAGTGCACTACCATTTCCCACATGAACTTGTTCAGTTCCATGGTATTCATGTGGAATTGACAGGTTGCGCATGTCAGCTGTAAGGTGGTGAGTTGCTCCTGTGTCAGTCACCCATTCATTGTTCTGATGGACACCAGGGAAGGCAACATAGGCTGCAGGAGAACGATATGAGTTGTTACTGGACTTCTCATAACGAAACCAACATCTGTCACCCAGATGTCCTTTCTTCTTACAGATCTGGCACTTCTCTACATTCTGTTGATTTCGTGGATTTTGCTGCGATCGATTGCTTGATGAGTTGTTATTAtattgatatccctgattgttaaACATCCTAGGATCTCCTCTGCTGGATGACCCTGCGTGGGATGCAGCTAAATTTGCAACTGGGGTTTGCAATAATGATAACTGCTTCTCTTGACGCATCTCAAAGGTAAGTAGATGCGAGTAGAAAGTGTCGATGTCCATGTCATCTACAGTGCTTAACTCCGTgacaattgtatcataactttgattgAGGCCATTGCTTATGGCCTGTTTTTTTTCATTTGCTTTAACAGCACAGCCAGACTCTGCTAACTGAGCAAATAAGGATTTAGCATCATTCAAATagattttgagtgttttgttaCCTTTGGACATGCTATGAAGTTGTTTCTTTAGATTCATCTGATGATGAAATGTCTTTGGTGCATACTCCGATTCAAGTTTGTCCCAAACGTCTTTTGCAGATGTGAGATGGGCTACATTGCTGAGTACCTCTGGAGTTAATGTTGAATTCAACCATCCAACAATTAAGGAGTCCTAATGTTCATAAGCCGTGAACTAAGGATTAACAACATCACTGTTTGGTAGTGTTCTTGCAGGTACTGTTTTGGATCCATCCACAAACCCATTGAGATCATACCCCTTTAGAATGGGTTTGAATTGTGCTTTCCACAGAATATGATTAGTTTCTGTGTGTTTCAATGTTACCAAATGATGAATCTGCACCTGTCTGAGGGTATTAGTGGTGTCTGCCATTGATATTTTTTTGTGTTGGTTTGATTTGTAACAGCGGATGTGCGAGGGGATCAAACCCTCCTGATACCAAGTTAGAAAGAGATATTGCGGTGAATACTTCCACACCTTTGTTGTGTAGAGAGCAACTATATTTATATCAATATGAATCTCAATCTGTTACAATATGTTTAACAACTAGATGAGATTACACGCCAGTATTGTAGGCAACTGACTTTGACAGAATTCCTGGTCAGGGTCTTAGAGTTGAGGCATAATAGGCAAGTCTTAT
This DNA window, taken from Papaver somniferum cultivar HN1 chromosome 3, ASM357369v1, whole genome shotgun sequence, encodes the following:
- the LOC113359923 gene encoding uncharacterized protein LOC113359923, with translation MVWVLEKNGKFTVKSAYNKMLKERNGNHSVGMRMQGIFKRLWKLPILPRTNQFLWKCVKNILPTRDKLADVIQDEEFGCPFCSHTLETASHVILECPLSKAVWFGGLGIHISQGSNLMDWLCSWFDKLIARQVQESEGCKISIVAWCIWNMRCDKVFKGIVSSPEAIIHKCKREFAVLEKKHNTNYRITLPQNRIHLYWQPPPVEYHKINSDDSYYADNNSGGIGLICIDFAGLHQGSKCIYLATATSPEQAESKALWEAMNWAAEKELEKVVFELDAKLVVDAVQGVSLNIDWRLHNLILDIKNLLSSHLFWQCSYVPKEKNKVADSLSKLARTQRMSGVWLLDPPEEILYQLQEETNHVNAI
- the LOC113357257 gene encoding cleavage stimulating factor 64-like isoform X2; translation: MATSNSQHRCVFVGNIPYDATEEQLVQICEEVGPVVSFRLVIDRETGKPKGYGFCEYKDEETALSARRNLQGYEINGRQLRVDFAENDKGADRNREQGRGGPGLTPSVDPQKPIGGPAVIVDSALHQPIGISLAATAASVMAGALGSAQNGAMSQQNGLPGQFGLGSDQLTHYLAKMSRNQMFEIMSEMKVMATQNKELARQLLLSSPQLPKALFQAQIMLGMVTPQVLQMPNIRQSPGSLLHPPPLQEGTKDHKLALFPPHSGNKMPPGMQEGHLPSVPQNVLVNNQPSSGTYPQLSMQPRFSHPQQTQTGQHLPQTTMSMQPGVSTVPSMRPFSGLPIRPQTQVLETSTALNQQIQQPPLHLRSVAPANLTHNTYQNATVQDSFLPRPPLSQQSFQPSSSNSMMRPSVPDLVNKFAERSAQVPVDARNSTYPNMSSGPLEQKRRMGDTSDNMNRPSKLARLEDGQVVRSTVNQQTSMIGGSGPIQAVGIGSSPANRISSTEGMQYPEKQAPQAPDDESALLEQVMNLTPEQLSSLTLEQRQQVIQLQKMLANR
- the LOC113357257 gene encoding cleavage stimulating factor 64-like isoform X3, with the protein product MATSNSQHRCVFVGNIPYDATEEQLVQICEEVGPVVSFRETGKPKGYGFCEYKDEETALSARRNLQGYEINGRQLRVDFAENDKGADRNREQGRGGPGLTPSVDPQKPIGGPAVIVDSALHQPIGISLAATAASVMAGALGSAQNGAMSQQNGLPGQFGLGSDQLTHYLAKMSRNQMFEIMSEMKVMATQNKELARQLLLSSPQLPKALFQAQIMLGMVTPQVLQMPNIRQSPGSLLHPPPLQEGTKDHKLALFPPHSGNKMPPGMQEGHLPSVPQNVLVNNQPSSGTYPQLSMQPRFSHPQQTQTGQHLPQTTMSMQPGVSTVPSMRPFSGLPIRPQTQVLETSTALNQQIQQPPLHLRSVAPANLTHNTYQNATVQDSFLPRPPLSQQSFQPSSSNSMMRPSVPDLVNKFAERSAQVPVDARNSTYPNMSSGPLEQKRRMGDTSDNMNRPSKLARLEDGQVVRSTVNQQTSMIGGSGPIQAVGIGSSPANRISSTEGMQYPEKQAPQQAPDDESALLEQVMNLTPEQLSSLTLEQRQQVIQLQKMLANR
- the LOC113357257 gene encoding cleavage stimulating factor 64-like isoform X1, which produces MATSNSQHRCVFVGNIPYDATEEQLVQICEEVGPVVSFRLVIDRETGKPKGYGFCEYKDEETALSARRNLQGYEINGRQLRVDFAENDKGADRNREQGRGGPGLTPSVDPQKPIGGPAVIVDSALHQPIGISLAATAASVMAGALGSAQNGAMSQQNGLPGQFGLGSDQLTHYLAKMSRNQMFEIMSEMKVMATQNKELARQLLLSSPQLPKALFQAQIMLGMVTPQVLQMPNIRQSPGSLLHPPPLQEGTKDHKLALFPPHSGNKMPPGMQEGHLPSVPQNVLVNNQPSSGTYPQLSMQPRFSHPQQTQTGQHLPQTTMSMQPGVSTVPSMRPFSGLPIRPQTQVLETSTALNQQIQQPPLHLRSVAPANLTHNTYQNATVQDSFLPRPPLSQQSFQPSSSNSMMRPSVPDLVNKFAERSAQVPVDARNSTYPNMSSGPLEQKRRMGDTSDNMNRPSKLARLEDGQVVRSTVNQQTSMIGGSGPIQAVGIGSSPANRISSTEGMQYPEKQAPQQAPDDESALLEQVMNLTPEQLSSLTLEQRQQVIQLQKMLANR
- the LOC113361599 gene encoding F-box/kelch-repeat protein At3g23880-like, which encodes MTTGLPQEMIISILSRLPVKSVLRFRCVCKTWCELFKTPNFIQMHLNRSTENNYFSFMLTTHDKTYSLGLDEYDESSLTELFDKAFEIDYPFKASRRGVRIEAFCDGLFCLEIRHYDSQSTLLCLWNPCSREYKKIPTPLIEYPSNLTPMQKETLRMGIDFHHKYSYGFAYDHSIKDYKLVRIVHLSEHSEVNVYIVGLNAWHSIPSIPYSYIYAQPSGVLVNGALHWTATKNTSDSNFLIAFQVESEKFDEVPLPQAEYVNHISLCVSGGCLSVLAHYPKSYTDIWVMKEYGAKESWTKLVSITQQTVLDSYFLAPIHFFQNGVILLDQNYHKGLLSYDPKHENDITDFGYKPKIVPYVGSLVSLNSGAYVVQELSEEAIEQKKKHKRENKRKHS